Genomic window (Chryseobacterium bernardetii):
TTTTGGAATAGGCTTTTTAAACGACTCTGGTGGTTTTGAAATACGAAACAAATATTCTAAAATCTGTTTGGGTAAGAAAGATGTTACATTGATAAAAACTCAAAACAACTTTGATGAAATTGCAATCTTTGAAGGCTTTTTCGATTACCTGACTTACAGAAATATGGAAAAAGAACAAAGCACAGATTATCTTATTCTCAACTCTACGTCAATGCTTTTTAAAATTGAAAACGAATTGAAGAAGTATGATAAAATCTCATTGTTTTTAGATAATGATTCCAACGGAAAATCTGTCAAAACGAAAATCGAAAATCAATATAAGAATGTGGAAGACTGTTCTTTGATTTACAACGGTTTTGAAGATTTGAATAAATGGTATTGCGAACGAAAATAGAGATTGTTTAATCAAAAAAGAAATATTTTCGATACGGTTTTCCGTAATGCAATTAGAATATTAATGATGACCTTTAAAACTGTTTAACAAAAAAAAATACTTTTATGGAAACAGTTAAGGCTATTAAGCCAGGTCCAAAACCTAAAAAAGAAGATGGAACGCCCGATAGAAGACCTCGGGTAACTCCACCAAACCAACCGAAGCATCCGGATTTGAAGCCGCATACGCACAAACCCGGAGATTCCAAGTAGTAAAAACAAATCCCAACTGAAAAGCTGGGATTTATTTTTTATCAATTATTTCTTAGATTCTTCAACAGAGATTTTTCTAAAGTCTTTAAATAATTTACTCAGTTCCAAAGCAGATTTTCTTGCTCTAGTTCCGGCTGCTTTGTTTCCTTTTTCAACTTGTTGGTTTGCTTCTGTAGTGAACGCCTCAAATTCTGCGTTGATTTTTTCGATAAGTTCTTTCATAAGGTATGTTTATATATTTAATAAGTCCGCAAATATAAATTTTTATTCCTTTCTATAAGCACTTTTAAGCCTATTTGTAAATTTTTATAGAATCATAAATGATTAAACGACTTGAATTTCATTTTAGAAAAATGAGACTGTAAAAAACGGATTTTTTTAATGGATTTTCCTTTGTTTTCCGTTGACAAAAACGTCATTGAACCAATTCATCACTGTGGTTTGTGCTTTTTACTATTGCAAATGTAGGACAGCATCATTCACTCAAAAAAATCTTTTTGGGTTTCTACAAAAATTCTTTCCACTATGCTCCAATAATTTTTCCAGACACTCCTAAATCCTTCGGACAAAAAGATTTCAAGCCCGATTCAACACTGTAATCCACTACGGGAAGTGAATCGGGTTTTGTGTGCCTGATGCTTTCCTATAATCATCGGCAAAGAAAAAGCCGGAACCTCAGTTATACGAATCAATTCAACTCAAGACGTTCTTTGACATCAACGAAAAAACAAATGGAAAAACAACAGAATATACTGTTTTTCAAAACTTAAATATAAAAAAGAGAGCCGAGTGTCCTCGATACCAAATCAAATCACTCAGAATTTAAAATTAAAACAATCAAGAATTATCAACAAAATTTTAACAAAATAAATCGAAACATTATGAGTACAATTATCGGTAGAGTTACCAAAAACGCAGAAATCAGCATTTTAAAAAATGACAAACAAGTAGTTAATTTTTCAGTAGCTATTAATGACAGCTACAAAAATAAACAAGGAGAAAAGGTGGAGCAGACCACTTATTATAATTGCGCATATTGGCAAAGTCCTAATGTCGCAAAATCTTTAACTAAAGGGACTTTGGTAGAACTATCAGGCAGAACGAGTTCAAATGCGTGGATAGGTAAGGATGGAGAGATAAGGTCTGGATTAAACTTCCATACTTCAAACATAAAGTTTCACGGAGGAGGAAAACGAGAAGGTGTACAAAACTTTGTGACAGAAAAAGCACAAGACAAAAAAACATTTGCAGAAGATACAGACGACGATTTACCATTTTAATTACTCAAAATTATGGAAGCACAATTTAATTTTCAGATAAAGCAGAAAAAAGATGAAAGAGAATGGGAGGACATCGAAGTCTATTATGTAACCAATTGCGACAGAATCACAGCAATACGATACGCAAGAAATATTTCCAAAATTTTCAAGTCGGAAATTCGATTGACACAAGGTAAAGAACCTTTTAGAACAAGTGGAACTTATATCTATGAAAACAACTAAAATTAGAAAAATATGGCTAACAGATGCAACAATAAGGTAACATTTAAAGGAAATCAAGCAAGTTTGAATCAAGTATCGGATTTGTTTCGCACAATGATAGATAATGAAAGTAAAGGAAAAATAGGTCAATTACCCGATTTCATTCAAAGCGAGTACGGATATTTTTCTGAAATCTATAAAGACGAAACAGAAGAATGCTCTTTTCATTATGATACAAGATGGAGTCCAAACATTGAGGTGTTGTGGACGATTGCAAATCATTTTGATGTCGAATTCGTGTTAAGCTATGAGGAATCGGGATGTATGCTTTTAGGCAAGACCTTTTATGAAAATGAGATTTTGAAAGATTATTGTTTAAACCAAAGTGACTTTCAAGATTGTAGCTACAATGAGGAAGAAAATAACTATCAGTTTGAGGGCAATATCTATGAGTACAAAGATGAAATAATGAAAATCCTTTTAGGAAGGAAAATAGCTTTCGGACAATCTTAATAATTAATACAAACTACCACTTTCGATAGTGGTAGTTTTTTATAACAAATAAAAAAATGAAAAAATCAATCAAACCAACCGAATATTTATTAATAAAAGCAAAGAGCGAATGGGACGACTGTGATTTTGCAATTATACATATCTCCGAAGAATGGAAAAAAATCCAAAAGAATAGATTGAAAGTTGTGAAAATTGTTGAAAATGATTCCGATTTGAAATGGCTCAACTATGAAGATGTCAATGTTGAGTTTTTCAAATTCTCTAAAGAAAACTACCCTCAAATTGAAGAATGGCTTTCGGAGAAAAATCAATTTTTCGTCGTATTGGAAAAAGATGATTTGAAACAACTTTTACAGCCCGAACACGATTTGCACAACCATCAAATGCAAGTCTTTAGAAGTGGAAATGCCATCTACAACGCATTCGGAAAACACACAAGTGAAGAATTTTTCACAGAACAATTTTCATTGGTGGAACTCATAAAATAAATTAAAGAATCAAAATCACAAATCATAACAATTATGCAGACCAATTTTTTCAGACATATCGCAAAAATGGACTTAACGGGAGATTTGCAAATCACACTTCGTCCGACGACTGAAAATTGCTTTGTTCTTTCCATACTGCTCAACAATGAGCGGTGTGGAGACGAAGCAAGGAAATTAATTCCACCTCTTAATCTTCGTGGAACGGCGGAGGAACTTGATAACGGTTTTTTTGAACAAATAACGACACCATTGCAAACCGCTTCGGGATTGATGGTGGATATGGAGGCTTTTATGAAGCAACTTGAAGAAGTCAAAAAGAAATCGGCAATGGAAAAAGAAAAGAGTGACAAGGATAAAAAGGAAAAAGATGCTAAAGAGAAAAAGTATAAAGAAGCATTGCAAAAAGCCGAAGAACTTGAAAAGGAGGGGAAATATAAAGATGCTTGGACAGCACTTCCAAAAGCTTCTGAGTATCCCGACTTCGCAGAAATCATACGCAGTAAACAAGACGAATACTCAAAACATCTCGCCCCAAATCTTTTTACCGAAGCTAGCGACGAAAATGTGCCAATTGAAACTATCTAACCTAAAAAATTTTAAAAATGTTACTTGCAACACTATTAGAAAGAGTTTTTGTTTTGAAAGACAATGGACACGAAATAAAACTTACAGACCCCGAACCTAAATGGAGTGTAGAAGCTGTGATGAATTTTTACGCCAATACTTACCCAATATTAACCACTGCAAAAGTTTCAGCACCGCAGATTAAAGATGATACTATACAGTACAAATTTGAAAGTGTAATGGGGACTAAGGGATAGATAAATATTGCTACTTGTTAAGAGCAAATTAATTTAAAGCCAGTCCTCCTTTTTCAGCAACCAACAACAAAATAAAAATGAATGCAACAAAGAAAAATTATATCGGGAAAAATAAAGTTGCCCGAAGAAAGACAACAAGAAAAGTTACATCAACAATTGGGCAGGTTCGCTCATTGGCTTCAAAAACCAAAGACCTTGAACGAAATTCGGAAAGACAGACAGAAATCTGTACCAATAACAATGCTTCCAATGGTTTTCTAAGATGTAAGTTTCTTCCTAAACAAGAAGAAGTATCACATTTTCAAGATAGCAAGAAAATACTTAACACAGAAAGGGACTTTTATAAGTCCCTTTCTAAATTTTCCAAACAGTATGGAGTAGAGCCAATGCAAACCAAAGACTTTGGTTTTCCATATAATTTGGCTTTGGCAATATGGGATATTGAAACGAAAATGAAACAGGCTAATGCAGATTGGAATCAATTCAAACTCATACGAACTAACGAAAAGTTTCATTTTGCAAAAGAAGAACAGTTCTGCACTAATACATCACTACATTTTATTCCAGTTGTGCCACTTTTTAAAATGCTTCACGACAAAAATTATAAAAAGAATGCCCAACTTCTACTTTCTGTTTTTAGCTATCTCTATCATATTGCCAACGTTCCGTATTACAGACAACAGGATAGTTATCTCTATTG
Coding sequences:
- a CDS encoding PRTRC system protein E — encoded protein: MQTNFFRHIAKMDLTGDLQITLRPTTENCFVLSILLNNERCGDEARKLIPPLNLRGTAEELDNGFFEQITTPLQTASGLMVDMEAFMKQLEEVKKKSAMEKEKSDKDKKEKDAKEKKYKEALQKAEELEKEGKYKDAWTALPKASEYPDFAEIIRSKQDEYSKHLAPNLFTEASDENVPIETI
- a CDS encoding DUF1281 family ferredoxin-like fold protein; amino-acid sequence: MANRCNNKVTFKGNQASLNQVSDLFRTMIDNESKGKIGQLPDFIQSEYGYFSEIYKDETEECSFHYDTRWSPNIEVLWTIANHFDVEFVLSYEESGCMLLGKTFYENEILKDYCLNQSDFQDCSYNEEENNYQFEGNIYEYKDEIMKILLGRKIAFGQS
- a CDS encoding single-stranded DNA-binding protein, with the translated sequence MSTIIGRVTKNAEISILKNDKQVVNFSVAINDSYKNKQGEKVEQTTYYNCAYWQSPNVAKSLTKGTLVELSGRTSSNAWIGKDGEIRSGLNFHTSNIKFHGGGKREGVQNFVTEKAQDKKTFAEDTDDDLPF
- a CDS encoding addiction module toxin RelE — translated: MEAQFNFQIKQKKDEREWEDIEVYYVTNCDRITAIRYARNISKIFKSEIRLTQGKEPFRTSGTYIYENN
- a CDS encoding histone H1, with the translated sequence MKELIEKINAEFEAFTTEANQQVEKGNKAAGTRARKSALELSKLFKDFRKISVEESKK
- a CDS encoding PRTRC system protein C, whose protein sequence is MLLATLLERVFVLKDNGHEIKLTDPEPKWSVEAVMNFYANTYPILTTAKVSAPQIKDDTIQYKFESVMGTKG